A section of the Fusarium falciforme chromosome 8, complete sequence genome encodes:
- a CDS encoding CULLIN-2 domain-containing protein, protein MQPVAVESNSPSRRRPRLDSSSSSSSPPPIAASKRARFEAMTSAKARGKLPETVDLTQPPSAFKPYTGAKKLVIKNLRAPTSRDAQVAEYYVRTEKELKDALDSVFAGKTPDVPLERLYRGVEDVCRKGDPAKVYRMVKDRIEAHLQRIVHPRIGRNGGVSNLDTLRSVLAEWKIWNGQTILIRSTFSFLDRTYLLRENLSSINDMAISQFRRMAFPSQALAYESSHGSKTIAGMCELVEYDRRDNDQMDSALLKDSMMMLHVLGVYVKHFEPIFLQQSEVYFKEFGEAWSTSSLKDYIRVCKKLLHKENYRCIVYNLDSTTEKQLMESAHAHLIDHYSDKLLNSGNLAKLLSDREVDSMKALYDLLRLSGIQKKMKTPWGDYIRATGAAIIGDKEHGDEMVLRLLELRRSLDLMIRDAFDKDEDFLWGMREAFGKFMNDRKVSSCWDTGTSKIGEMTAKYIDMLMRGGLKSLPKELLSDAKDRATAEKQGQASTGDEDAELDRQLDQALELFRFIEGKDAFEAFYKKDLARRLLMGRSASQDAERNMLTKLRSECGSNFTHNLEQMFKDQEIAKDEIEAYKEWCQGSTERKSPLDLQVMILSAAAWPTYPDTRLNLPDEVATQIERFDQYYKNKHTGRVLTWKHSLAHCAIKATFAKGTKELLVSAYQAVVLMMFNSLPNDGFLAYEQIATGTGLQGGDLDRTLQSLACGKARVLTKHPKGREVKPTDTFTFNKTFTDPKYRVKINQIQLKETKEENKATHERIAQDRRFETQAAIVRIMKSRKSMGHAELVAEVINLTKKRGSVEPAAIKKEIESLIEKDYIEREGNAYVYLA, encoded by the exons ATGCAACCCGTGGCAGTCGAATCAAACTCTCCCTCCCGGCGCAGGCCGCGGCTCGactcgtcctcctcctcctcctcaccgcCTCCCATCGCCGCCTCTAAGAGAGCGCGCTTCGAAGCCATGACGAGCGCCAAAGCGCGGGGCAAGCTCCCCGAGACCGTCGACCTGACCCAGCCGCCCTCGGCCTTCAAACCCTACACGGGGGCCAAGAAGCTGGTCATCAAGAACCTGCGGGCGCCGACGAGTCGTGATGCGCAGGTCGCCGAGTACTATGTGCGCACcgagaaggagctcaaggacgccCTCGACTCGGTGTTTGCCGGGAAGACGCCCGATGTTCCCCTCGAGAGGCTATACAGAGGAGTCGAGGACGTTTGCCGGAAGGGAGACCCAGCAAAGGTGTACCGGATGGTCAAGGACAGGATTGAGGCGCACTTGCAACGGATAGTGCATCCGAGGATAGGACGGAATGGAGGTGTCTCGAACCTCGATACTCTCAGGAGCGTGTTGGCAGAATGGAAGATTTGGAATGGTCAAACA ATATTGATCCGCTCGACGTTTAGTTTCCTCGATCGGACATACCTGTTACGAGAGAATCTTTCATCCATCAACGACATGGCCATCAGCCAATTCCGGAGGATGGCCTTCCCTTCGCAGGCGCTTGCGTACGAGAGTTCTCATGGGAGCAAGACAATTGCGGGAATGTGCGAGTTGGTTGAGTATGATCGAAGAGACAACGATCAAATGGACTCAGCTCTCCTCAAAGactcgatgatgatgttgcACGTTCTGGGCGTCTATGTCAAGCACTTCGAGCCGATCTTCCTACAGCAATCCGAGGTCTACTTCAAGGAGTTTGGTGAGGCATGGAGCACTTCAAGCCTCAAGGACTACATCCGAGTCTGTAAGAAGCTGCTGCACAAGGAAAACTACCGCTGCATCGTGTATAACCTTGATAGCACCACGGAGAAGCAGCTGATGGAGTCTGCTCACGCGCATCTGATTGACCATTATTCGGACAAGCTCCTGAACAGCGGCAATCTTGCCAAGTTGCTGTCCGATAGAGAGGTCGACTCTATGAAGGCATTGTATGACTTGCTTCGATTATCAGGCatccagaagaagatgaagacaccGTGGGGCGACTATATCAGAGCGACAGGAGCTGCGATCATCGGCGATAAGGAGCACGGGGATGAGATGGTTCTTCGTCTCTTGGAACTGCGACGGTCACTTGACCTGATGATTCGAGATGCGTTCGACAAGGATGAGGACTTCCTCTGGGGCATGAGGGAGGCTTTCGGGAAATTCATGAATGACCGAAAAGTGTCGTCATGCTGGGATACAGGAACGTCCAAGATTGGCGAGATGACAGCCAAGTACATCGACATGCTCATGCGAGGTGGTTTGAAGTCATTACCCAAAGAACTTCTCTCTGATGCCAAGGATCGAGCGACGGCGGAGAAGCAGGGTCAGGCCAGCACTGGTGACGAGGATGCTGAACTTGATCGACAGTTGGATCAGGCTCTGGAACTATTCCGTTTCATCGAGGGCAAGGACGCTTTTGAAGCATTCTACAAGAAGGACCTCGCCCGAAGGCTGTTGATGGGGCGAAGTGCAAGCCAGGATGCCGAAAGGAACATGCTCACAAAGCTCCGAAGCGAATGCGGCTCCAACTTTACTCACAACCTCGAGCAGATGTTCAAGGACCAGGAGATTGccaaggatgagattgaAGCGTACAAGGAGTGGTGCCAGGGTAGCACTGAGCGCAAGTCACCTTTGGATCTTCAGGTCATGATCCTCTCAGCTGCAGCCTGGCCGACATACCCCGACACTCGTCTCAACCTCCCTGACGAGGTGGCAACACAGATCGAGCGGTTCGACCAGTACTACAAAAACAAGCATACGGGTCGGGTGTTGACGTGGAAGCATTCGCTGGCTCACTGCGCGATCAAGGCTACGTTTGCTAAGGGCACCAAAGAGCTTCTTGTTTCGGCTTATCAGGCCGTTGTGCTCATGATGTTTAATAGCCTCCCGAatgatggcttcttggctTATGAGCAGATTGCCACGGGCACTGGGCTTCAAGGCGGCGACCTCGATCGCACATTGCAGTCCCTCGCGTGCGGCAAAGCACGGGTGCTCACCAAGCATCCCAAGGGCCGTGAGGTCAAGCCAACAGACACATTCACCTTCAACAAGACATTTACGGACCCTAAGTACCGTGTTAAGATCAACCAGATCCAACTGAAAGAGACAaaggaggagaacaaggcaACACACGAGAGGATCGCTCAGGACCGTCGGTTTGAAACACAAGCAGCCATTGTCAGGATTATGAAGAGCCGCAAGTCTATGGGCCATGCGGAGCTGGTGGCCGAAGTGATCAACTTGACCAAGAAGAGAGGCAGTGTAGAGCCGGCAGCGATTAAGAAGGAGATCGAAAG TCTCATCGAGAAGGACTACATCGAGAGAGAGGGCAATGCATACGTGTATCTGGCGTAA